CGGAAAGACCGTCCGCGTGAAAACCTACTCCCCATGGCTGGACCAGTGGCTGACGGATGACCAGCAGCAGTTTGAGTTGGTGATGTGACGGTCCCAGTAATCTCCGGAACAAAGGACAGGCGGATAGGAATCGGGCCATCCTCCGCGCTTGCGGAAACCGGGCGGCTGGGGAAGAGTCGCGGCCTTGTGAGTTCCATTCCGGTTGAACCATCGTTGGAAGTCTTCGCCGGGCTGGCGGAGCGGGGCAATGTCGTGCCCGTCTACACCCAGCTCGCCGCTGACTTTGAAACCCCGCTCTCGGCTTATCTGAAGCTGAGGGACAGCCGCCATTCTTTCCTGCTCGAAAGCGCCGAGAGCACGGAAAAGGGCGGCCGATGGTCGATCCTGGGGAGCGGACCACGCGCGGTTTTCGAAGCCCGCGGAAAGGAAATCACGGTCCGCGAGGGCTCCAAGTCCCGGAGCTACACCGCGCCGGATGATGTGCTGGCAGCGCTGGAGCGCGAAATGTCAGCCTACCATCCGGTGACGCATGGCGCCCTGCCTCCCTTCACGGGCGGTCTGGTCGGCTATCTGTCGTATGACGCCGTCCGCCAGTTCGAGCCGACCATCGGCCCTCCTCCGGAGGATGCGCTGGGCATTCCGGACGCCATTTTCATGCTGGCGGACACGCTGGTCGTGTTCGACCACCGTCTGCGCCGCCTGCAGGTCATCGCCAACGCCATCGTAGAGGAATCCGCCTCGGTGGAGGAGGCCTACGCTGCCGCCCGCGGAAAGATCGAAGCCATCGTGGAGATCCTGAACCGGCCGTTCCACGTTCCGGCGCTCAACGGCCTGACGGACTACGACCTGCCGGAAATCAAGAGCAACACCTCCCAGGAGGAGTTCGAGAAAATGGTGCGGGACGGGAAGGAATTCATCGCCGCGGGTGATGTCTTCCAGTTCGTGCCCAGCCAGAGGTTCGAGACGGACTTCGACCGCCCTCCGGTGGACCTCTACCGGGCGCTGCGTTTCGTGAACCCGTCGCCGTATTTGTTCATCCTGGAACTGGGGGACTTCGCGCTCGTCGGCAGCTCGCCGGAGGTGCATGTCCGCTCCATCAACGGGAAGATCGACATCCGCCCCATCGCCGGAACGCGCTGGAGGGGGAAAACGGAAGCGGAGGACGACGCGCTGGCGGCAGACCTGCTGGCGGACCCGAAGGAGCGGGCGGAGCACCTCATGCTGGTGGACCTCGCCCGCAACGACGTGGGCCGCATTGCGAAACACGGGGCCGTGAAGGTCGATGATTTCATGATCATCGAGCGTTACAGCCATGTGATGCACATCGTTTCCAACGTGACCGGTGAGCTGGACCCATCCCACAGCGCGTATGACGTGCTGCGGGCGACCTTTCCCGCGGGCACCGTCAGCGGCGCTCCGAAGATCCGCGCCATGCAGATCATCAACTCGCTGGAAAAGAACAAGCGCTGCGCCTACGCGGGCGCGGTCGGCTACTTCGGGTTCGATGGCTCGCATGATTCGTGCATCACCCTCCGTACCTGTCTGCTGAAAGGCGGAAAGGCCTACGTGCAGGCGGGAGCCGGTGTCGTGGCGGATTCCGATCCGACCTATGAGTATGAGGAAACCCGTAACAAGGCCAAGGGCATGCTGCGTGCCGTGGCTCTGGCGAAAACCCTCGGTGCCTAACCCCATACCACCACGACCATGCTTCTGATTCTCGATAACTACGATTCCTTCACCTACAACCTCGTCCAGTACTTCGGCGAGCTGGGGGCGGAGATGAAGATCTTCCGCAACGACGTCATCACCGTGGATGAGGTGAAGGCGCTGAACCCGACGCGCATCTGCATCTCACCCGGCCCCTGCACGCCGAATGAGGCGGGCATCTCGCTGGATCTGATCCGGGAAATGGGAGCCACCACGCCGATCCTCGGCGTGTGCCTCGGCCACCAGTCCATCGGCCAGGTCTACGGCGGGGACGTCGTCCGTGCGGACCGGCTCATGCATGGCAAGACCTCACCCATCCTCCATGAGGGGAAGAGCGTCTTCGCCGGCATGCCCAGCCCGTTCGAGGCCACCCGCTACCACTCCCTCATCGTGAAACGCGACACGCTCCCGGATTCCCTGGAGATCACCGCGTGGACGGAGGAAGGGGAGATCATGGGCCTGAAGCACAAGGAATACCCAGTCCATGGCGTCCAGTTCCACCCGGAGTCCATCCTCACCCAGGACGGCAAGAGACTGCTCGAGAATTTCCTGAAGCTCTGAGCCTCTCCCGGATGATGAATCACCACGGCGGCGGCCTCCATGGTCGCCGCCGTTTTTCTTGGGGCGGCATGGAGGGCGGTCCCTGCCTTCCGTTGATAGCTCCGCCCCGCTTCCGCAGTATCGGACAGCCACTGTTTTCATGAAAATCCTCGTCGTTTGTTGCATGTGGTTGGGTGCGTTGCCTCTGGTACGCGGAGAGTTTGTGCCGGCGAACCTGCCGCCGGAGAAGTGGGCGGCGGAGTATGATGTGGTCATCGCCGGGGCAGGCACGGGCGGCTGCGGTGCGGCCATCCAGGCGGCGCGCATGGGCGCGAAGGTGCTCCTGCTGGATGAGACGGACTACATCGGCGGGCAGATGAATGCCGCCGCGGTCACCTCCATGGACGAGGGCGGCACCAGCGTGCGGGAGCGCGGGCTTTACAAGGAACTGGTCGAGCGGATCGAGGAACACTACGGGAAAAAAGGCATCAACCCGGAGACCGCCTATTGGTGGGGCCACATCGGCGTGGAGCCGCGGGTGGGCCGGGAGATCCTGCACAAGATGCTGGCGGACGCGAAGGTGGACCTAGCCCTGCGGGCGACCGTTGTCAAAGTGGCGAAGGACGGTGACCTCGTCACGGGCGCGGAGGTGGAAGTGGTGACTGAGAAGGGGAAGATCACCAAGGGGGTGAAGAGCAAATTCCTCGTCGATGCCACCGAATGGGGTGATGTCCTGCCATTGGCCGGCGCGCGCTACCGCACCGGAAACCTCACCAGCGACCAGCTCACCCCGGACAAGAAGCTGGAGGATATCCTCATCCAGGCCATCACCTGGACGGCGGTGGTGAAGCAATACCCCAACGGCGTGCCGGAGGAACTGAAGGTGAAAACCCGCCCGCCCGGCTACACGGAGAAGCAGGAGGCATCATTCACCAGGACCCTCCGCAACGGCGATGACATGGGTGTGCCCCGCGAGAAGCAGTGGACCTGGCACAAATTCATCGGCTACCGCGGCATGCCGGACGGCACCCGGCCGCCGCAGCGCGTCATCACCCGCACGCACCTGAATTTCAACAACGACTACCACCCGACCACCGTGCGGGAACTGGAGGATCCCGCCGCACGCAGGAAACTGGAGCGGAACGCCATCCTGAAGACCCTCCACCTCCTGCACTACATCCAGAACAACCTCGGGAAGAGCGACTGGGCGGTGGCGGATGACGAGGGGTATGACACGCCCTACAACCTCGCCAAGCTGGACGAGTGGCTGAAGGAAAACCCGGATCTGGAACCCTACCGGCCGGTCCTGAAACACTTCCCGGTCATGGCCTATGCGCGGGAAAGCCGCCGCATGATCGGCGAATACACGCTGAAGGCCCGCGACATCGAGCGGGAAAAGGGAACGCCGGTCCTGTTCCCGGACTCCATCGCCGTGGGCGACTATGCGGTGGACCTGCATGGCTCGATGCAGCCGAAGTACATGGAGTTGGAGCTGGACCGTGCGGAGGACATTCCGGATCATGCCAATGGCAAATGGATCACCGGTCCGTTCGCCATTCCCTACCGCAGCCTCATTCCGGAGAAGCTGGACGGCTTCCTGGCGGCGGAGAAGAACTTCTCGCAGTCGAAGCTGGGCAACGGCGCCACCCGCCTGCAGCCGCACACGCTCCTCATTGGCCAAGCCGTCGGTGCGACCGCCGTCCTTTCCGTGAAGCACGATGTGCAGCCTCGGAAACTGGATGCCGCAGTGGTGCAGGGCGCGTTGCTGGACGCCGGCGATATCCTTTTCTACCCGCCCGTGACGGACATCCACGCCGGAAACCCTGAATGGAACGCGGTGCAACTGACCGGAACGCACGGCATGCTCCTGCCGGTGAAGGGCATCTTCGGGCCGAAGCAACCGGTCAGCGCGGCCCAGTACTCCGTAATCCATGAAAAGCTCACCGGCACCGCGAAGCCCGGCCTGCCGGATGGTGTCAGCCGCGGGGGCTTCGCCGCCTTTCTGAAGGACGCCGGTGCCAAGGTCTCCGTGAACGTCGCTTTCGATGGATCGGATGAGGAGAAATCGTCCGCCATCACCCGCTCGGAAGCCGCTCAGGTCATCGCGGAGTTCATCCGCTTGCGCGGCCTCGCCGCGACCACCGGCCAATCCCAATCCCTCGGCTGGATGAAGCTCCGTCCATCATCCGATGCCAGCCCGAACATCAGCCCGCTGCTGCGCA
The sequence above is drawn from the Akkermansiaceae bacterium genome and encodes:
- the trpE gene encoding anthranilate synthase component I, which encodes MSSIPVEPSLEVFAGLAERGNVVPVYTQLAADFETPLSAYLKLRDSRHSFLLESAESTEKGGRWSILGSGPRAVFEARGKEITVREGSKSRSYTAPDDVLAALEREMSAYHPVTHGALPPFTGGLVGYLSYDAVRQFEPTIGPPPEDALGIPDAIFMLADTLVVFDHRLRRLQVIANAIVEESASVEEAYAAARGKIEAIVEILNRPFHVPALNGLTDYDLPEIKSNTSQEEFEKMVRDGKEFIAAGDVFQFVPSQRFETDFDRPPVDLYRALRFVNPSPYLFILELGDFALVGSSPEVHVRSINGKIDIRPIAGTRWRGKTEAEDDALAADLLADPKERAEHLMLVDLARNDVGRIAKHGAVKVDDFMIIERYSHVMHIVSNVTGELDPSHSAYDVLRATFPAGTVSGAPKIRAMQIINSLEKNKRCAYAGAVGYFGFDGSHDSCITLRTCLLKGGKAYVQAGAGVVADSDPTYEYEETRNKAKGMLRAVALAKTLGA
- a CDS encoding aminodeoxychorismate/anthranilate synthase component II; the protein is MLLILDNYDSFTYNLVQYFGELGAEMKIFRNDVITVDEVKALNPTRICISPGPCTPNEAGISLDLIREMGATTPILGVCLGHQSIGQVYGGDVVRADRLMHGKTSPILHEGKSVFAGMPSPFEATRYHSLIVKRDTLPDSLEITAWTEEGEIMGLKHKEYPVHGVQFHPESILTQDGKRLLENFLKL
- a CDS encoding FAD-dependent oxidoreductase; the protein is MKILVVCCMWLGALPLVRGEFVPANLPPEKWAAEYDVVIAGAGTGGCGAAIQAARMGAKVLLLDETDYIGGQMNAAAVTSMDEGGTSVRERGLYKELVERIEEHYGKKGINPETAYWWGHIGVEPRVGREILHKMLADAKVDLALRATVVKVAKDGDLVTGAEVEVVTEKGKITKGVKSKFLVDATEWGDVLPLAGARYRTGNLTSDQLTPDKKLEDILIQAITWTAVVKQYPNGVPEELKVKTRPPGYTEKQEASFTRTLRNGDDMGVPREKQWTWHKFIGYRGMPDGTRPPQRVITRTHLNFNNDYHPTTVRELEDPAARRKLERNAILKTLHLLHYIQNNLGKSDWAVADDEGYDTPYNLAKLDEWLKENPDLEPYRPVLKHFPVMAYARESRRMIGEYTLKARDIEREKGTPVLFPDSIAVGDYAVDLHGSMQPKYMELELDRAEDIPDHANGKWITGPFAIPYRSLIPEKLDGFLAAEKNFSQSKLGNGATRLQPHTLLIGQAVGATAVLSVKHDVQPRKLDAAVVQGALLDAGDILFYPPVTDIHAGNPEWNAVQLTGTHGMLLPVKGIFGPKQPVSAAQYSVIHEKLTGTAKPGLPDGVSRGGFAAFLKDAGAKVSVNVAFDGSDEEKSSAITRSEAAQVIAEFIRLRGLAATTGQSQSLGWMKLRPSSDASPNISPLLRKVVKRLLDAGIITMGDYWLENANETSRCDGGKVAIVMKKAAAKIAPGDNREPADILAENGVISTASYWKTHAKEGAFCAGMNVRALLRGIDRKLP